The following are encoded in a window of Arvicanthis niloticus isolate mArvNil1 chromosome 1, mArvNil1.pat.X, whole genome shotgun sequence genomic DNA:
- the LOC117723341 gene encoding olfactory receptor 51A7-like, producing the protein MRVKSSIMSILNSSEIEITTFFLIGIPGLEYAHVWISIPICLMYLVAILGNCTILFVIRTEPSLHAPMYYFLSMLAISDLGLSLSSLPTMLRIFVFNTTGISPNACFAQEFFIHGFTDMESSVLLIMSFDRFLAIRNPLRYSSILTSTRVAKMGLVFLIKSMLLVLPFPFTLKRLAYCRKSLLSHSYCLHQDVMKLACSDNTVNFFYGFFVALCMMSDSMFIAVSYVFILKTVMGIGSHKERLKALNTCVSHICAVLIFYVPIIALASMHRFGKHKSPMAMILIADIFLLVPPLMNPIVYCVKTRQIREKVLGKLGLK; encoded by the coding sequence ATGCGTGTAAAGTCTTCTATCATGTCCATTCTCAATTCTTCAGAAATTGAGATCACCACCTTCTTCCTGATTGGAATCCCAGGCCTAGAGTATGCTCATGTGTGGATCTCCATTCCCATCTGCCTCATGTACCTGGTGGCCATCCTGGGCAACTGTACCATCCTCTTTGTGATCAGGACTGAACCCTCACTCCATGCTCCCATGTACTATTTCCTTTCCATGCTGGCCATCTCTGACTTGGGCctgtccctctcctccctccccaccatgCTCCGGATCTTTGTGTTCAACACCACAGGAATCTCCCCAAATGCCTGCTTTGCTCAAGAGTTCTTTATCCATGGCTTCACCGACATGGAGTCCTCAGTGCTTCTGATCATGTCTTTTGACCGCTTTTTGGCCATACGCAACCCACTTAGATACAGTTCTATCCTCACCAGTACAAGAGTTGCCAAAATGGGACTGGTGTTTCTCATTAAAAGCATGCTTCTAGTGCTTCCATTTCCTTTCACTCTGAAAAGACTGGCATATTGCCGGAAAAGCCTCCTTTCTCACTCCTATTGTCTCCATCAGGATGTCATGAAGCTGGCCTGCTCTGACAACACAGTCAACTTTTTCTATGGGTTCTTTGTTGCACTCTGTATGATGTCAGACAGTATGTTCATTGCTGTCTCCTATGTGTTCATCCTGAAGACTGTGATGGGCATCGGATCCCATAAAGAGCGCCTCAAGGCCCTCAATACCTGTGTCTCCCACATCTGTGCTGTGCTAATCTTCTATGTGCCCATCATTGCTTTAGCATCCATGCACCGCTTTGGCAAGCACAAGTCACCTATGGCCATGATCCTTATTGCTGACATCTTCTTGCTAGTGCCACCTCTGATGAACCCCATTGTGTACTGTGTAAAGACAAGGCAAATTCGTGAGAAGGTTCTAGGAAAATTAggtctaaaataa